Sequence from the Segatella copri genome:
AATTGGAAGAGGGCTTTCATCTCATGGCGGTCGTAGAGCATGGCACCGTTAACCACTCCTTCATGGCTGTCGGCAAAATGCTTCAGATTCTGATAGTGGGTGGTAATCACACCATAAGCTTGCTGCTTGCAGAACTTGTCGAGTACAGCTTCGGCGATAGCACCACCTATTCCTGGCTCTGTACCTGTACCAAACTCATCTATCAGAATGATGGTCTCGCCATTGGCTGCCTTCATCATATTCTTCATGTTCAGAAGATGAGATGAGTAGGTACTCAAGTCGTTCTCCAGACTCTGTTCGTCACCGATATCAATCATGATGTTTTGGAAAACACCTGTCTTTGAACGCTCACTTACAGGGATGCTCAAACCGCATTGCAGCATATACTGTAATAATCCGACGGTTTTCAGACAGACAGATTTGCCGCCTGCATTTGGACCGGAGATGATAAGAATGCGTTTGTCCTGTGTCAGCATGATGTCCAACGGAACTACTTTCTCGTTTTTCTTCTGTAGAGATAGCTGCAATAATGGGTGTATTGCACGGGTCCAGTCTATGTGTGGGTGGTCTTCTACCTCGGGTTCTATGGCTTTGAAGATTTCTGCCAGTTTTTGCTTGGCTTGTATCAGGTCAATGATGGCAAGGAAACGGTAACTGTCCAGAATTTCCTTGGAGTATGGGCGTACCTTGTTGGTGAAGTCGGTGAGGATGCGAATGATTTCTTTTCTCTCTTCACCCTCCAGTTCACGTACACGGTTGTTCGCCTCTACCACCTCGGTAGGTTCTATAAAGACTGTTTTACCTGTGGCACTCTCATCGTGTACGATACCTTTGATTTTACGCTTAAGAGTAGGGATGACGGGAATAACCAGTCTGCCATCACGCAGGGTAGGGGTAACATCTTTTTCTACGATGCCTTCACTTTGTGCCGAGCGCAATATACTATATAAGGTACGTGAGATGCTGCCCTCTGTCTTTGCCAGTTCTCTGCGAATCTGAAGAAGTTCAGGGGTTGCATTATCTCTTATCTTGCCGAATTTGTCAAGTATCTGGTCGATGCGCTGAATCAGTTGTGGAAAAGTAACTACATCCTGTGAAAGGCGATGTAGGGCTGGGTAGGGATACTTTTTCTCTCTTTTCCATCCGTCTTCCGGCTCGTTATCGTCATCGCTGTGATTCAATATTTTTACCATATCTGCTATGGTAGATAGTGAGCGTCGCAAGTCAAACAGCTCGTCCTCCTCCAGGTGACTGTTTTCTACACGGATACGGAGGATGCTCTCCCTTACATCATAGAAATATTGTAGGGGAAAGTCCTCTACTTCCTCCATCAGTCTGCGGAACTCACGCACCTGCATGAGCCATTCGTTAACTTGTTCTGCATCGCTG
This genomic interval carries:
- a CDS encoding endonuclease MutS2 — protein: MIYPDNFENKIGFNEIRKMLRERCLSPLGKEQVDKMAFSSDAEQVNEWLMQVREFRRLMEEVEDFPLQYFYDVRESILRIRVENSHLEEDELFDLRRSLSTIADMVKILNHSDDDNEPEDGWKREKKYPYPALHRLSQDVVTFPQLIQRIDQILDKFGKIRDNATPELLQIRRELAKTEGSISRTLYSILRSAQSEGIVEKDVTPTLRDGRLVIPVIPTLKRKIKGIVHDESATGKTVFIEPTEVVEANNRVRELEGEERKEIIRILTDFTNKVRPYSKEILDSYRFLAIIDLIQAKQKLAEIFKAIEPEVEDHPHIDWTRAIHPLLQLSLQKKNEKVVPLDIMLTQDKRILIISGPNAGGKSVCLKTVGLLQYMLQCGLSIPVSERSKTGVFQNIMIDIGDEQSLENDLSTYSSHLLNMKNMMKAANGETIILIDEFGTGTEPGIGGAIAEAVLDKFCKQQAYGVITTHYQNLKHFADSHEGVVNGAMLYDRHEMKALFQLAIGRPGSSFAIEIARKIGLPEEVIKEASDIVGSEYIQSDKYLQDIVRDKRYWENKRQNIHQREKDMEKTISKYENDIEDIERSRKAILKKAKEEAAELLKESNKRIENAIREIKESQAEKEETRRIRQELDTFKQEVQEIDTKETDDKIARKIAQIQQRKERHAKRQAEKKENQEKAAAALRNAQNKTQADSKRDIQIGDTVRIKGLTTVGKIENITGDTATAVFGGMRTKMRLNRLEHATTPVENADKTEERKENLASYGISKETRKTIDSHKSNFHQDLDVRGMRGDEALNAVQYFIDDAILVGMPRVRILHGKGNGILRQLIRQYLSSVPNVTHYADEHVQFGGSGITVVDF